The proteins below are encoded in one region of Takifugu rubripes chromosome 1, fTakRub1.2, whole genome shotgun sequence:
- the LOC101072159 gene encoding somatostatin receptor type 2-like — MALDPWDILPRPPNVSIPEFPFYESFLESNDSNFNFSDHNGLHQDKTSFIVITFLYFMVCAVGLCGNALVIYVILRYAKMKTVTNIYILNLAVADVLCMMSLPFIALQLALVHWPFGEVLCRVIMTVDSLNQFTSIFCLMVMSIDRYLAVVHPIRSTKWRKPRVAKIINLTVWGVSLIVILPTMIFSGLNKVPVCGIIWPEPQDIYSKAFIFYTFFIGFFLPLSVICLCYLLIIIKVKSSGIRVGSTKRKRSERKVTRMVSIVVAVFVLCWLPFYIFNVTSVTGSIKPTSAVKSTFDFVVVLGYTNSCANPILYAFLSDNFKKSFQNVLCLKKVTGLDEMERSDSRADRSRMAHDAAIINANLEAHNTSLLNGELQTSI; from the exons ATGGCTTTAGATCCTTGGGATATTCTCCCAAGGCCCCCCAATGTCTCCATCCCCGAGTTCCCCTTTTACGAGAGCTTTCTCGAGAGCAACGACTCCAATTTCAACTTCTCTGACCACAACGGGTTACACCAGGATAAGACCAGCTTCATTGTCATTACCTTCCTTTATTTCATGGTGTGCGCCGTGGGGCTGTGTGGCAACGCCTTGGTCATATACGTCATCCTCCGTTACGCCAAAATGAAGACAGTGACCAACATCTACATCCTGAACTTGGCGGTAGCAGATGTGCTGTGCATGATGAGCCTGCCCTTCATCGCCCTGCAGCTGGCCCTGGTGCACTGGCCCTTTGGAGAGGTGCTTTGCAGGGTGATCATGACTGTAG ACTCCCTTAATCAGTTCACGAGCATCTTCTGTCTGATGGTGATGAGCATCGATCGATACCTGGCAGTGGTTCACCCAATTAGGTCGACAAAATGGCGGAAGCCGCGTGTCGCCAAGATCATTAACCTGACCGTGTGGGGTGTCTCGCTGATCGTCATCCTACCGACTATGATCTTCAGTGGGCTTAACAAGGTGCCGGTATGCGGGATCATCTGGCCGGAGCCTCAGGACATCTATTCCAAGGCCTTCATATTCTACACCTTCTTCATTGGATTCTTCCTGCCACTCTCCGTCATATGCCTGTGTTACCTGCTAATTATAATCAAG GTGAAGTCATCAGGTATACGCGTGGGTTCTACCAAGCGCAAGCGCTCTGAGCGCAAAGTGACACGCATGGTATCCATCGTGGTGGCAGTGTTCGTTCTCTGTTGGCTCCCTTTCTACATTTTCAACGTCACCTCCGTCACCGGGTCGATCAAGCCAACTTCAGCTGTGAAGAGCACGTTCGACTTCGTGGTGGTGCTCGGTTACACCAACAGCTGCGCTAACCCCATCCTGTACGCTTTTTTGTCCGACAACTTCAAGAAGAGCTTCCAGAACGTTCTGTGCCTGAAAAAGGTCACGGGCCTGGATGAAATGGAGCGGAGCGACAGCAGGGCGGACAGGAGCAGGATGGCTCACGACGCTGCAATCATCAATGCCAACTTGGAGGCCCATAACACTTCCCTGCTCAACGGTGAACTGCAGACTAGTATCTAA
- the tnfrsf13b gene encoding tumor necrosis factor receptor superfamily member 13B isoform X2 — MASECRSGQYWDILIKRCMHCDTECKRKPIIPRCKTYCQSAQCKAQPGHYYDGLLRKCLMCTEICGRHPAECWEHCRTDVITTTITSPVLESRVVTRLEEPTLLLYPLLAVSLVLLVSSLSLALVVFLKGSRNSRSKECAVPLCQEVSQPGQSSQVNHELTTSSSPWLPAMTSPTIPAPLRPACASTVFLI; from the exons ATGGCGTCCGAGTGTCGCTCAGGTCAATACTGGGATATCCTGATCAAAAGATGTATGCACTGTGATACGGAATGCAAGCGAAAGCCTATCATACCCAGGTGCAAGACTTACTGCC AGTCTGCTCAGTGTAAAGCGCAGCCCGGCCACTATTATGACGGGCTCCTGAGGAAGTGCCTGATGTGCACGGAGATTTGTGGCAGACATCCTGCTGAGTGCTGGGAGCACTGCCGCA ctgatgtcatcaccaccaccatcacttcTCCTGTTTTAGAATCCAGAGTAGTGACACGCTTGGAAGAACCCACCCTCCTGCTGTACCCCCTTCTGGCCGTAAGTTTGgtgttgctggtttccagtctgtCGCTGGCCTTGGTTGTCTTTCTCAAGGGTTCCAGGAACTCAAGATCCAAGGAGTGTGCTGTTCCGCTTTGCCAGGAAGTTAGCCAACCAGGTCAGAGCTCCCAAGTTAACCATGAGCTCACCACAAGCTCATCACCGTGGCTTCCAG CTATGACCAGTCCGACGATTCCAGCCCCACTGAGACCTGCGTGTGCGTCCACTGTTTTCCTGATCTGA
- the tnfrsf13b gene encoding tumor necrosis factor receptor superfamily member 13B isoform X1, protein MASECRSGQYWDILIKRCMHCDTECKRKPIIPRCKTYCQSAQCKAQPGHYYDGLLRKCLMCTEICGRHPAECWEHCRTDVITTTITSPVLESRVVTRLEEPTLLLYPLLAVSLVLLVSSLSLALVVFLKGSRNSRSKECAVPLCQEVSQPVNSDHPTSYDQSDDSSPTETCVCVHCFPDLKALSHGHDMSLRAPFSLYPVFQRAQVKNGGPLQTEVNIPTSEAVLQQASVVG, encoded by the exons ATGGCGTCCGAGTGTCGCTCAGGTCAATACTGGGATATCCTGATCAAAAGATGTATGCACTGTGATACGGAATGCAAGCGAAAGCCTATCATACCCAGGTGCAAGACTTACTGCC AGTCTGCTCAGTGTAAAGCGCAGCCCGGCCACTATTATGACGGGCTCCTGAGGAAGTGCCTGATGTGCACGGAGATTTGTGGCAGACATCCTGCTGAGTGCTGGGAGCACTGCCGCA ctgatgtcatcaccaccaccatcacttcTCCTGTTTTAGAATCCAGAGTAGTGACACGCTTGGAAGAACCCACCCTCCTGCTGTACCCCCTTCTGGCCGTAAGTTTGgtgttgctggtttccagtctgtCGCTGGCCTTGGTTGTCTTTCTCAAGGGTTCCAGGAACTCAAGATCCAAGGAGTGTGCTGTTCCGCTTTGCCAGGAAGTTAGCCAACCAG TTAATTCTGACCATCCCACCAGCTATGACCAGTCCGACGATTCCAGCCCCACTGAGACCTGCGTGTGCGTCCACTGTTTTCCTGATCTGAAGGCACTCAGCCATGGTCACGACATGTCGCTGAGGGCACCCTTCTCCCTTTACCCCGTCTTCCAAAGAGCTCAGGTCAAAAATGGAGGGCCTCTCCAGACAGAGGTCAACATTCCTACCTCTGAAGCTGTTTTGCAACAAGCGTCCGTTGTGGGATGA